A portion of the Channa argus isolate prfri chromosome 19, Channa argus male v1.0, whole genome shotgun sequence genome contains these proteins:
- the naa50 gene encoding N-alpha-acetyltransferase 50 isoform X1: MKGSRIELGDVTPHNIKQLKRLNQVIFPVSYNDKFYKDVLEVGELAKLAYFNDIAVGAVCCRVDHSQNQKRLYIMTLGCLAPYRRLGIGTKMLNHVLNICEKDGTFDNIYLHVQISNESAIDFYQKFGFEIIETKKNYYKRIEPADAHVLQKSLRSPCAPPTGELQKAE, translated from the exons ATGAAGGG TAGCCGGATCGAGCTGGGGGATGTTACACCCCACAACATTAAGCAGCTGAAACGCCTGAACCAGGTCATCTTTCCTGTCAGCTACAATGACAAGTTTTACAAAGATGTACTGGAAGTTGGAGAGCTCGCAAAACTAG CATACTTCAATGACATTGCAGTGGGAGCTGTGTGCTGCAGAGTGGACCACTCTCAGAACCAAAAGAGACTGTATATCATGACACTTGGTTGTCTAGCACCTTACCGTAGACTTGGAATTG GTACAAAGATGCTGAATCACGTGCTAAACATCTGTGAGAAGGATGGCACTTTTGACAACATTTACCT TCATGTGCAGATCAGCAATGAGTCAGCCATTGACTTTTACCAGAAGTTTGGGTTTGAGATCATcgaaacaaaaaagaattacTATAAGAGGATAGAGCCTGCAGATGCTCACGTGTTGCAGAAGAGTCTGCGCAGCCCATGTGCACCCCCAACCGGAGAGCTTCAAAAGGCAGAGTAG
- the naa50 gene encoding N-alpha-acetyltransferase 50 isoform X2, translating into MKGRIELGDVTPHNIKQLKRLNQVIFPVSYNDKFYKDVLEVGELAKLAYFNDIAVGAVCCRVDHSQNQKRLYIMTLGCLAPYRRLGIGTKMLNHVLNICEKDGTFDNIYLHVQISNESAIDFYQKFGFEIIETKKNYYKRIEPADAHVLQKSLRSPCAPPTGELQKAE; encoded by the exons ATGAAGGG CCGGATCGAGCTGGGGGATGTTACACCCCACAACATTAAGCAGCTGAAACGCCTGAACCAGGTCATCTTTCCTGTCAGCTACAATGACAAGTTTTACAAAGATGTACTGGAAGTTGGAGAGCTCGCAAAACTAG CATACTTCAATGACATTGCAGTGGGAGCTGTGTGCTGCAGAGTGGACCACTCTCAGAACCAAAAGAGACTGTATATCATGACACTTGGTTGTCTAGCACCTTACCGTAGACTTGGAATTG GTACAAAGATGCTGAATCACGTGCTAAACATCTGTGAGAAGGATGGCACTTTTGACAACATTTACCT TCATGTGCAGATCAGCAATGAGTCAGCCATTGACTTTTACCAGAAGTTTGGGTTTGAGATCATcgaaacaaaaaagaattacTATAAGAGGATAGAGCCTGCAGATGCTCACGTGTTGCAGAAGAGTCTGCGCAGCCCATGTGCACCCCCAACCGGAGAGCTTCAAAAGGCAGAGTAG
- the atp6v1ab gene encoding V-type proton ATPase catalytic subunit A, translating to MDMSKLPKISDEERESQFGYVHGVSGPVVTATAMAGAAMYELVRVGHSELVGEIIRLEGDMATIQVYEETSGVSVGDPVLRTGKPLSVELGPGIMGSIFDGIQRPLKDINDLTQSIYIPRGVNIGALNRDIKWEFSPNKNLRVGSHITGGDIYAMVFENSLIKHKIMLPPRNRGTVTYVAPPGNYDVTDVVMELEFEGVKEKFTMVQVWPVRQVRPVTEKLPANHPLLTGQRVLDALFPCVQGGTTAIPGAFGCGKTVISQSLSKYSNSDVIIYVGCGERGNEMSEVLRDFPELTMEVDGKTESIMKRTALVANTSNMPVAAREASIYTGITLSEYFRDMGYNVSMMADSTSRWAEALREISGRLAEMPADSGYPAYLGARLASFYERAGRVKCLGNPEREGSVSIVGAVSPPGGDFSDPVTSATLGIVQVFWGLDKKLAQRKHFPSVNWLISYSKYTRALDEYYDKHFTEFVPLRTKAKEILQEEEDLAEIVQLVGKASLAETDKITLEVAKLIKDDFLQQNGYTPYDRFCPFYKTVGILSNMIAFYDMARHAVETTAQSDNKITWAMIKEHMGEILYRISSMKFKDPVKEGEAKIKAEYTQLLEDMQNAFRTLEE from the exons ATGGACATGTCCAAGCTTCCCAAGATCAGtgatgaggagagagagagccagTTTGGCTACGTTCATGGAGTCTCAGGACCAG TGGTAACAGCTACGGCCATGGCTGGAGCAGCCATGTATGAGCTTGTCCGTGTCGGCCACAGTGAACTTGTAGGAGAGATTATCAGGTTGGAGGGTGACATGGCCACTATCCAGGTCTACGAGGAGACAT CCGGTGTGTCTGTTGGAGATCCTGTGCTGCGGACGGGAAAACCCCTCTCTGTGGAGTTGGGTCCAGGGATCATGGGGTCCATCTTTGATGGTATCCAGCGACCCCTAAAGGACATCAATGACCTCACACAAAGTATCTACATCCCAAGAGGTGTAAACATTGGAGCCCTCAATCGAGACATCAAATGGGAGTTTTCTCCCAACAAGAACTTGCGG GTTGGCAGTCACATCACAGGAGGTGACATCTATGCGATGGTGTTTGAGAACTCTCTCATCAAGCACAAGATCATGCTGCCTCCCAGAAACCGAGGCACCGTGACCTACGTGGCTCCACCTGGAAACTACGACGTCACA gaTGTGGTCATGGAGCTGGAGTTTGAAGGTGTAAAAGAGAAGTTCACCATGGTGCAGGTGTGGCCTGTCAGACAAGTGCGGCCCGTCACAGAGAAGCTGCCTGCCAATCACCCGCTGCTGACTGGACAGAGAGTGCTGGATGCCCTTTTCCC CTGTGTACAGGGAGGAACCACAGCCATCCCAGGAGCCTTTGGTTGTGGCAAGACTGTCATTTCCCAGTCCCTGTCCAAGTACTCCAACAGCGATGTCATCATTTACGTAGGCTGTGGGGAGCGTGGTAACGAGATGTCCGAAGTACTGCGAGACTTCCCCGAG CTGACTATGGAAGTTGatggaaagacagaaagcaTCATGAAGAGAACAGCACTTGTGGCCAACACCTCCAACATGCCTGTAGCTGCAAGAGAAGCTTCCATCTACACAG GAATCACACTGTCTGAATACTTCAGAGACATGGGATACAATGTGAGCATGATGGCCGACTCCACCTCTCGTTGGGCTGAGGCTCTCAGGGAAATTTCCGGCCGTCTGGCTGAAATGCCTGCTG ATAGCGGTTATCCTGCCTACCTGGGCGCCCGTCTCGCTTCCTTTTACGAGCGTGCCGGTAGGGTGAAGTGTCTGGGCAACCCTGAGAGGGAGGGCAGCGTCAGTATTGTAGGAGC TGTGTCGCCTCCTGGTGGTGACTTCTCTGACCCTGTTACTTCAGCCACACTTGGTATTGTACAg GTGTTCTGGGGTCTGGACAAGAAGCTGGCTCAGAGGAAGCACTTCCCTTCTGTGAACTGGCTTATCAGCTACAGTAAATACACTCGTGCTCTAGATGAATATTATGACAAGCACTTCACTGAGTTTGTGCCCCTGCGTACCAAGGCTAAGGAGATcctgcaggaggaagaggaccTGGCTGAGATTGTGCAGCTCGTCGGAAAG GCATCACTGGCAGAGACGGATAAAATCACCCTGGAAGTAGCCAAACTGATCAAAGATGACTTCCTGCAGCAGAACGGTTACACTCCTTATGACCG GTTCTGTCCCTTTTATAAGACAGTGGGCATTCTGTCCAACATGATTGCTTTTTACGACATGGCGAGGCACGCGGTGGAGACCACAGCTCAGAGTGATAACAAGATCACCTGGGCTATGATCAAGGAGCACATGGGAGAAATACTCTATAGGATTAGCTCAATGAAattcaag GACCCAGTGAAGGAGGGTGAGGCTAAAATCAAGGCAGAGTACACTCAGCTGTTGGAGGACATGCAGAACGCCTTCCGTACATTGGAGGAATAG